CGAATCGATTCCGACGCGCGCACCTGAGCCGTTCCTCGGTTCGAGTCGCCCGCCGCACCCGGCTGGTCCGCATCGACTGATTACCGGCGTAGCAGACGCATCGTCGTGATCGGCGGTCCCACTGGCACCCGCAGAATTCTCCTCGATCGGCCGGGCAGCCTCGGAGCCGAGAACCGAGAACAGCGAATCCGCCCGATCCCGAGAAAAAGCAGCACCGGCCTGCGCACGCAACCGGCCGTGATAGTCAAGCCGACGAACGGCTGCCCACGAAATGCCCCCGCGTGCCGTTCGTCGTCCCCACGACGCACGCGATCGAGTGATCGTCTCGCGCTCGGCAGGCTCTGCTACCGTGGCCCTCATGAAGCGCGCTGGTCTGACGACGACGCCGGAGACTCTCCCGGCGCGCTGAAAGTCGACTTGGTCGAGAAGCCCCGGGGCGAGTGCCCCGGGGCTTCTCTCTGTGGTCACTCGCCTCACCACTCGTGAGGAGACCACGATGCACGATCACCGCAGGCTCGGCCGCGAACTGCGGCTCTTCGACACCGACCCCCTGATCGGCGCCGGTCTGCCGTACTGGCTGCCCGACGGCGCCGTCGTCCGGCAAGCCCTGGAGGAGTACGTCCGCGACGCGGAGCGCCGGGCGGGCTATCAGCACGTGTACTCGCCGGTGCTGGGCAAACGCGAGCTGTACGAGATCTCCGGCCACTGGTCGCACTACCGCGAGGACATGTTCCCGCCGATGGATCTGGGCGGCGAGCAGGTCGTCCTGCGCCCCAGTCTGTGCCCGCATCACGCCGTGATCTACCGATCACGGGCGCACAGCCATCGTGAGCTGCCGCTGCGGATCGCCGAGCTGGGCGGCATGTACCGCGCCGAGCTGTCCGGCGTCCTCGGCGGGCTGACCCGAGTGCGGGCGATCCAGCTGAACGACGCACACGTCTTCTGCACCCCCGATCAGGTCGCCGAGGAGGCGCGGGCGGCCCTGGCGATGATCGTCCGGGCGTATGAGGTCCTCGGCATCCGCCCGGCCCGCTACCGGCTCTCGCTGCCGGGACCCGGCGGCAAGTACGTCGCCGCGCCGGAGATGTGGCGCCGCGCCGCCGCCATGCTGACCGAGGTGCTGGACCGCTCCGGCCTCGACTACGAGAGGGCCGAGGGCGAGGCGGCGTTCTACGGGCCCAAGATCGACGTGCAGATCGCCGACGGCGCGGGCCGGGAGGCCACCCTGTCCACCGTGCAGGTCGACTTCCACCAGCCTGCGCAGTTCGACCTGCACTACACCGGTCCCGACGGCGCCCGGCACCGCCCGGTCATGATCCACCGCAGTGTCATCGGCAGCGTCGAGCGCGCGGTGGCCCACCTCATCGAACTGCACGGCGGCGCCTTCCCGAGTTGGCTCGCCCCCATCCAGGTCGTCGTCCTGCCGATCTCCGACTCGGAGCTTCCCCAGGCCGATGACCTGGCACGACGCTGCACCGAGGACGGGCTGCGCGCTCGGGTCGCCGGTCCGGAGCAGGGCAGCCTCGGCGCACGCATCCGAGCCGCTCGGCTCGTGCCCTACCAGGCGGTGATCGGCGCGCGGGAGGCCGAGGTCGAGAACGTGGCCCTGCGACTGCGGGACGGGCGGCGGCTGGACGCCCTCCCCGTCGTCGAGGCAGTGCGCCGGATCAACGCGCTGGTGACGAGCCGACGCGCCGAGCTGTGGGAGCAGGCGGCCCCCGGCTGATCCGTTGCAGCGGGAGCTGCTGGGCATCCCGTCGGGATGCACCACGAGAATGCCCCGGCGGGGCGGCCCCTCGCTGGCCGTCCCGCCGCCGCACCGCGACCCGGTCAGGGAAAGATCAAGCGCAACCGACCGTCCGCCCTGTCCCCGTCAGGAGATGTCATGCCCTTCGCCGACCAGCTCATCGGCCCCGAGGTCGCCGCCGACCTGGTGCAGGCGGTGCGGGCCGCCGCGCCTGCGGCACCGCTGTCCGCACTCGACGCCGCGCAGCACGCCCTGACGCCGCTGCCGCTGCGGGAGCGCAGCGATCTCCTGCGCGATGCCCTGATCACGGACCTGCCGGGCGACTACGACCACTTCGCGGGCGTCGTCCGGGCCGCCCGGGACGCATCGCCCCTGCTGCGCGGCTGGATGATCTGGCCGGTGACCAGTGCCGTCGCCGCCAAGGCCATCGCCGAGGGCACCGAAGAGGCCTTCGACGACGCGCTCGCGCTGCTGGCCGATCTCACCTCGCGGCTCAGCTCCGAATTCGCCATCCGCGCCCTGCTGGACCACGACCTGGACCGGGCACTGACCACGATCCAGGGCTGGACGGCGGCCGAGGACGTCGACGTGCGGCGGCTGGCCTCGGAGGGCACCCGCCCGTTCCTGCCCTGGGCGACCAGGGTGGCGGGCATCCTCGAGGCACCGCATGCCACGCTGCCGATCCTCACTGCGCTGTACCGCGACGAGAGCGACTACGTGCGCCGCTCCGTGGCCAACCACCTCAACGACCTCAGCAGGGAGCAGCCGGAACTCGTCGTGGCGACCGCCGCCGAGTGGCTGGCCGATCCGGACGAGAACACCGAGTACGTCGTCCGGCACGGCCTGCGCACCCTGGTCAAGAAGGGGGATGCCGACGCGCTGCGGTTACTCGGGTTCGGCCCCGCCACCGTCGACGTCACCGGCCCCGACCTCACCGAGGTGGACGTCCCCTTCGGCGGCACGGTGAGCTTCGCGGCGACGATCCGCAACACGGGGCCGGAACAGGCCCGCCTCGTGATCGACTACATCGTGCACCACACGAAGGCCGACGGCCGTCAGACCGGGAAGACCTTCAAGCTCACGACCAAGACCCTGGAGTCCGGCGAGTCCGTCGACATCGCTCGTGACCACTCGTTCCGGGAGATCACCACCCGGCGGTACCACCCCGGCGCGCATGCGATCGAGCTCCAGATCAACGGAGTCCGCAGCGGCCGGGCCGACTTCATGCTGCTGCCGGGAGACTGAACGAGCGAGGCGGCGGGCCGGCGCGCGGCGGTTCGTCGCAGCCGACAGCACCATGCTGCTCCCGACGTCCGTGCAGACCAGATCAGCAAGGCGTGGCTGCACGCCTTGCTGACGGCTTACCTCGGACAGCCCGCCGCGACATCTCTCCGGAGGCGGTCTCCTGCCGGGCCGTCGGCTGTGTCGCGATCGGCGCTGTCTCGACGGGTGCCAGACGGCCGCAGGCATCGACGGTTACCGCAGCGGCAACCCGTTCTCCCTCTCCGGTTGGGCCGTCCAGGCCCGACCCGCGAAGGCCCGCGCCTGAATCACTGCCCGCTCTCTCAATCTCGCGGGAGGCCTCGGGCCGCTCACGGCGGCGGAGAAGACGGAGACCCCGAGACGGCGGACCGGGATCACCGCTGTCAGCCTGCCGTCCCCAACAGACAGAACTCGTTGCCCTCTGGGTCGGCGAGGACGGTCCAAGACACGCCCGACGGCTGCCCCACGTCCACCCGACGGGCGCCGAGATCCAGCAACCTCGCCAACTCGACCTGAGCGGGGACGCCCTCGGCACGCAGGTCCAGGTGCAGCCGGTTCTTCTGCGTCTTGGCCTCGGGGACCGCGAAGATGTCGATCCGCGATTCGGACTCGCCCTTCGGGGCGATGCCGATGCCCTCCTCGACGTCCTCCACGATCTGCCAGTCCAGCACGCGGCACCAGAAGTCCGCGACGACTCCGGGGTCGGCGGCGTCGATCGAGATCACCGCGATTCTGCTGGTCATGGCGCGACTCTAAACGAGATCGATGCCGACGGCGTGCCGTTATTCGCCGAGCCGTACCCCCCTGCGCCTCGGCGGCTGACCGGAGGTCAATGGGCGGGTGTCGACGAGAACGGCGCTCGATCGCCGCAGCCCGCTCCGTATCCGGTGGCCCCCGAGAAAGCAGCGCGCCCCGGCTCGGCAGGGCCTGCACTCAGACTGCCGGTCTCTCCGTATTCCGACACCCAGACCTCACGATGCAGCAGTCGCCCACACCACCAAGCACAAACCGGCGGTGTGGGCCCCATGCATGCGGACAGCAGACAGCCTTCGGCATGGACCGGTCACGGCGGCAGGGGCAGGCGGGACGACGGTCGGCCGACGGGCCGGATCGCACCGACGTCAGTCGACCATCCCCAGCAGGCAGAACTCGTTGCCCTCCGGGTCCGCGAGCACGGTCCAGGAGGCATCCGACGGCTGTCCCACGTCCACCCGACGGGCGCCGAGTTCCAGCAGCCTCGCCAACTCGGCCTGGGCGGTGATGCCGTCGGCAGACAGATCCAGGTGCAGTCGGTTCTTCTGCGTCTTGGCCTCGGGGACGGCGAAGATGGCGATCCGCGACTCGGACTCGCCCTTCGGGGCGATGCCCACGCCCTCGTCGACGTCGTCCATGATCTGCCAGTCCAACACGCGGCACCAGAAGTCCGCGAGGCCACTCGGGTCGCGGGCATCGATGGTGAGCACGGTGATTCGGCTACTCATGGCGCGACCCTAGTAGAGATCGACGACAGGACGCGGTCGCCGAGCCCGGCGGCCCGCGTACCGACGGCTCGGCGCCGCGGCCCGGCCGCCGAGGTCGGCGGTGGGCGGCTGTCTCGTCCGTGCCGAAGCCGGCCGAACACCGGGGGACAGGCTCGACGCGCGCGGAGACGGCGGTCGCCGCGATGATCATCCGGCAGGCACAGTTCTGGGCTTCGCTCACGGGCGTCCTCGCGAGACGAGCGATGCTCGGCCGCCGTCGCGGCTCCGACGCCCCCGCCCACGCCGCAGCCGCGCCGTCCTCAGATCACCGGCGCCGAAGCGGTCCGCACCGTCCTCCTCGGCCCGAAGAGGACGGTGCGGACCCCCGATGTCACCCGCCGCGATGCGGCGTCGTCAGCCCAGCACGCCGCTCAGCTCGTTCGGTGCGGCGTCCAGCGAGCCGGTGGCGGTCGTCGTCCCGGTGGCGAGATCGACGGCGTGGATCTCATTGCCGCTCGGGTCGCTGACATAGGCGACGTCGTCCCGGACGAAGATCGACGGGCGAGCCTCCTGCCACTCCAGCGGCTCCTCCCAGGAGTCGATCACCGGGATGGTCTCGGTGACCTCGGCCGCCGCCGGGTCGATCACGTGGATCTGGCCGTCGGTGCCCAGCACCAGCGCCTCCCCCGCAGGACCCCTGGCCAGCGAGCGGAACGTGTAGCTGGTGCCGATGTCGAGCAGCGTGATCGTCTCGGCCTCGGTGTCGATCAACGACACCTGGGTGGGCCGCTCCAGCTCGGCCTCGGCGTCCTGCTTGTAGTCGCCGAGGGTGATCGGCGAGGCCTCGGAGCCTGCCTGGTTGCCGATCCGCCCGTACTCGGTGGGGCTGTCGACCTTGGTGATGGCCCCGTCCCGGTAGATGAGCACGCCGGTCTCACAGCCGATGACCACCGCCTCGCCCTGAGCCGTAGCCTCGCCGTGCACGCCGGGGCAGTCCTCGTTGCGGGCAATCTCCTCGCGGTCGGCGTCGAGCACGATCATGCCGGGACGCTCGTCCTCGTTGCCGATCGTCGTGACGAGCTCACCGTTGGACAGCTCGACGGCCACGCCGTGGTGCGCCTCGGGCGTCGTGTACTGCTCGGTCGCCGGCAGCTCGGTGCCCAGCGCGTTCGAGTCGAAGATGGTCACCTCGCCGGTTCCGTCGGCGAACAGCACGGTCTTGCCGTCGTGCCGCACGACGTGGCCTGCCTTCTCGGCGGGGAACTCCAGGTCGGTCAGGGCCGGGCCCGCCGCGTCGAGGACGCGGAAGCCGGTTGACGTGGAGACGAAGAGATGCCGGTCGTCCCCAGCGGGGTTGAGGCGGTTGAAGCCCTCCAGCGGGATGTCCTCGACGACGTCGAGGGTCTGCCCGTCGAGCACGTAGATCCCGCCGTCGTAGGTGGCGGCGATCGGGTCGGTCACGGTGGCGGGCGGCTGCTCCGAGGAGCCGGACGAAGCCGACTCTGGCGCGTTCTCGGCGGCGGTGTCCTCTGCGGCCGTGCCACAGCCGCTCAGCGCGAACGCGGCGACGGCGGCGGCTGACATCGCGACGCCCCGGCCCACGCGCCGGGACAGGAATGGCGATTTCGCCATGGACGGTACCTTCTGTTCTTCTCGATTGATCAGCGAGACATCACAGGCATCTCGCTGATCGCGGGTGATCATTCAGGTCGGATTCGCGGTCCTCAGTACTCGCCGAGCAGACCGTCGCTGATGGCCTCGGTATTGCTGCGCATCATCTCCAGATAGGTGGCCGCGCCCTGGTCGACGGCACTCAGGGACTCGGAGAACAACGGGATGACCGCGACGTCGACTCCCGCCTGATCAGCGAGGACCTGGGCCAGGCGGTCCGGTTGCGAGGAGTCCGCGAAGATCGCGGGAACGCCTGCGGCGTGGATCGTGTCGGCGAGCGACGCCAGATCCGAGGCACTGGGCGAGGCCAGGGTGGTGCCGCTGGGAATCACCGCACCGACCACCTCGAAATCGAACCGTTCGGCCAGATAACCGAAGACGTGGTGATTCGTCACCAGTTTGCGGTCCTCGGCCGGAATGCGCTCGAAGGCCGCGTTCATCGCCGCGTCGAGTTCGTCGATCTCGGCACGGTAGTTCTCGGCGTTCTGCCGGACGGCCGCCTCGTCCACGCCGTCGACGTGCGCGATCACCGCGTCGGCGATCGTCTCGACGGCATCGCCGACGCGACGCGGGTCCGTCCAGAAATGCGGGTCGGGCTGACCGGCCGACTCGTCCGAGGTGTAGTTCAGCGGGTCGGCCTGCTCGCCGACCGCCAGCGTCGGGACGCTCGCCTCCTCGGCCGCCTCGACGTTGCGCAGCACACCCTCCTCCAGGCCGAGCCCGTTGTAGACGACCAGCCCTGCCTGCTCGATCTCGGCGGCCTGCTGGGCGGAGATCCCGAAGGAGTGCGGGTCGGCATCCGGCTTCATCAGCACGGTCACCTCGGCCTCGTCGCCGACGATGTTCCTGGTGACGTCGCCGAGGATGTTCGTGGTCACCACGATCGCCGCGCGGGGGCGGTCCGCGCCGGCACAGGCGGTGGCGAGCAGCAGGACGAAGGCGAGGGAGGCGGTCAGTGCGGTGTGGAACCAGCGTCGGGTTGATACCCGGCCTGCACGGATGTCGGTCATCGTCCGGTCTCCACCATGTGGTCGGCCCTGCCGTCGACGGCGAAGGTCCTGGCGAGCCGTAGGTCGTCGCCATAGTCGATCTCGTGAATCTCGCCTGCGGACGGGTCATTGACGTAAGCACGTGTGGTGTCGACCTGGATCACGGGAGCGGGCTCGGCCGTTGCGGCCTCGGCCGACAGCAGCGCGCTCTGGGCGGTCTCCTCCCCCGTCTCCGGGTCGAGCGCGTGCAGGACGCCGTCGTTGGTCAGCGTCAGCACCGGAGCGCCCTCGCCGACCGCGTTCACCGCGACGACCGGGCCGGTCGCCAGGTGACGCCACTCCCGCTCCGTGACGTCCAGGACCCACACGCCCTCGTCGCCAGCCGCCCCCACGAGCGTCGTGCTCAGGGGCCGATGGTGGAACTCGACGGCCCGCTCGGCCGCCGACTCCGACTGGGGATACGGGATCTTCTCCCCTGCGAAGGCGCCGTCGTCCTCCGTCACCAGCAGCGCGCCGTCCGCGCAGCCGAAGACCACGCCCCGGCGGGTCGTCGCCTGCCCCCGGAGGTCCGGGCAGGGCTCCTCGATCCTGGCGACCGGCTCGCCGTCGCGGCTGCGAACCTCGACGCCGTCGGCGACGCCGGAGCCCGCCTCGGCCTTCGAGGTCAGGAGGTGTTCTCGGTAGGCCACCGTCGCGGCGGAGTGGGGCTCGCCGGTGATCGTCTCGAGCCGGTCGACGGCACCCTCGTCGAGCCGGGCCCGGTCGAGCAGCTCGGCGGTGCCGTCGGCGAACGAGACGGCCGAGACGACCGGATCGCTGGACACGTTCGTCGGCTCCTCGCCTGCGATCGGGCCGACGTCGCGCGCCTCGGCGCGGTAGTAGTGCACGTGGTCGCCGTGGTCGACCATCCAGGAGCCGCCGTCCACCACGTGGACGGACTCCTCGCCGGTCAGATAGCCGAATCGGCCGTCGCCGAGGATGCCGCGCACGCCCTCGACGCGGCCGACGTCGAACACCTCCTCGGTGATGAGGTCGACGACGCGGACCGCGCCGGTCTCCTCGTCGGCGACGATCAGGCGGGACTGGGCCTCGGCCGTCTCCTCCGCGCCTTCGACGTAGCCGTGCGGGACCTCCTCCTCGGCTGCGTCGGTGGCGGTGGTGACGTCGTCGGCCGGGCCGCCGCCGCAGGAGGCGATGAGGGCGGCCGAGGCGACCAGGGCTGCGGCCCGGCCGATGACCCGGTTGATTCTCGATTTCACGATGCGTACTCGATCTCGTCGTCGTGGCGGACGGTGGGCAGCGAGGGGTCCGGGCGGCCGCGCCGGAGGAGGCGGACGGCGAGCGCCGAGACGAAGAACAGTGCGACGGCGACGGCGGCGATGGT
The Actinoalloteichus fjordicus DNA segment above includes these coding regions:
- a CDS encoding VOC family protein codes for the protein MTSRIAVISIDAADPGVVADFWCRVLDWQIVEDVEEGIGIAPKGESESRIDIFAVPEAKTQKNRLHLDLRAEGVPAQVELARLLDLGARRVDVGQPSGVSWTVLADPEGNEFCLLGTAG
- the aztC gene encoding zinc ABC transporter substrate-binding protein AztC translates to MTDIRAGRVSTRRWFHTALTASLAFVLLLATACAGADRPRAAIVVTTNILGDVTRNIVGDEAEVTVLMKPDADPHSFGISAQQAAEIEQAGLVVYNGLGLEEGVLRNVEAAEEASVPTLAVGEQADPLNYTSDESAGQPDPHFWTDPRRVGDAVETIADAVIAHVDGVDEAAVRQNAENYRAEIDELDAAMNAAFERIPAEDRKLVTNHHVFGYLAERFDFEVVGAVIPSGTTLASPSASDLASLADTIHAAGVPAIFADSSQPDRLAQVLADQAGVDVAVIPLFSESLSAVDQGAATYLEMMRSNTEAISDGLLGEY
- a CDS encoding VOC family protein, with protein sequence MSSRITVLTIDARDPSGLADFWCRVLDWQIMDDVDEGVGIAPKGESESRIAIFAVPEAKTQKNRLHLDLSADGITAQAELARLLELGARRVDVGQPSDASWTVLADPEGNEFCLLGMVD
- the aztD gene encoding zinc metallochaperone AztD encodes the protein MAKSPFLSRRVGRGVAMSAAAVAAFALSGCGTAAEDTAAENAPESASSGSSEQPPATVTDPIAATYDGGIYVLDGQTLDVVEDIPLEGFNRLNPAGDDRHLFVSTSTGFRVLDAAGPALTDLEFPAEKAGHVVRHDGKTVLFADGTGEVTIFDSNALGTELPATEQYTTPEAHHGVAVELSNGELVTTIGNEDERPGMIVLDADREEIARNEDCPGVHGEATAQGEAVVIGCETGVLIYRDGAITKVDSPTEYGRIGNQAGSEASPITLGDYKQDAEAELERPTQVSLIDTEAETITLLDIGTSYTFRSLARGPAGEALVLGTDGQIHVIDPAAAEVTETIPVIDSWEEPLEWQEARPSIFVRDDVAYVSDPSGNEIHAVDLATGTTTATGSLDAAPNELSGVLG
- the thrS gene encoding threonine--tRNA ligase; translation: MVTRLTTREETTMHDHRRLGRELRLFDTDPLIGAGLPYWLPDGAVVRQALEEYVRDAERRAGYQHVYSPVLGKRELYEISGHWSHYREDMFPPMDLGGEQVVLRPSLCPHHAVIYRSRAHSHRELPLRIAELGGMYRAELSGVLGGLTRVRAIQLNDAHVFCTPDQVAEEARAALAMIVRAYEVLGIRPARYRLSLPGPGGKYVAAPEMWRRAAAMLTEVLDRSGLDYERAEGEAAFYGPKIDVQIADGAGREATLSTVQVDFHQPAQFDLHYTGPDGARHRPVMIHRSVIGSVERAVAHLIELHGGAFPSWLAPIQVVVLPISDSELPQADDLARRCTEDGLRARVAGPEQGSLGARIRAARLVPYQAVIGAREAEVENVALRLRDGRRLDALPVVEAVRRINALVTSRRAELWEQAAPG
- a CDS encoding DNA alkylation repair protein; its protein translation is MPFADQLIGPEVAADLVQAVRAAAPAAPLSALDAAQHALTPLPLRERSDLLRDALITDLPGDYDHFAGVVRAARDASPLLRGWMIWPVTSAVAAKAIAEGTEEAFDDALALLADLTSRLSSEFAIRALLDHDLDRALTTIQGWTAAEDVDVRRLASEGTRPFLPWATRVAGILEAPHATLPILTALYRDESDYVRRSVANHLNDLSREQPELVVATAAEWLADPDENTEYVVRHGLRTLVKKGDADALRLLGFGPATVDVTGPDLTEVDVPFGGTVSFAATIRNTGPEQARLVIDYIVHHTKADGRQTGKTFKLTTKTLESGESVDIARDHSFREITTRRYHPGAHAIELQINGVRSGRADFMLLPGD